One genomic region from Nitrospira sp. encodes:
- a CDS encoding TerC family protein has protein sequence MFDWLTHSDMWIALGTLTALEIVLGVDNIIFISVLVGQLPQHQRNLARRLGLGLAMATRLGLLFSISLMMELTAPLFTVLNQAISGRDLILIIGGLFLLTKATHEIHNSLEGPDEQELSAVPAGLGMMLLQIAVLDIVFSLDSVITAVGLVDEVSVMATAIIAAVLVMMFAARPIGDFVDAHPTVKILALSFLILVGVTLMVEGFDVHVPKGYIYFAMAFSIAVEMINLRIRARTTPPVKLRHRYSEEKTESLKTKC, from the coding sequence ATGTTCGATTGGCTGACTCATTCAGACATGTGGATCGCGCTGGGCACCCTGACTGCGCTCGAAATCGTCCTCGGGGTCGACAACATTATTTTTATTTCGGTCCTCGTGGGTCAACTTCCTCAGCACCAACGGAATCTGGCTCGACGCCTCGGGCTCGGTCTTGCGATGGCCACAAGGCTGGGCTTGTTATTTTCCATCTCACTCATGATGGAACTCACGGCTCCGCTGTTTACGGTGCTGAATCAAGCCATCTCGGGGCGGGATCTGATTCTCATCATTGGCGGACTGTTTCTCCTCACCAAAGCAACTCACGAAATCCATAACAGCCTGGAAGGGCCGGACGAACAGGAGCTCTCGGCTGTTCCAGCCGGCCTTGGAATGATGCTGCTTCAGATCGCTGTACTGGATATCGTCTTCTCGTTGGATTCCGTCATCACTGCGGTCGGGTTGGTAGATGAGGTGTCCGTGATGGCGACGGCGATCATCGCGGCCGTGCTCGTCATGATGTTCGCCGCTCGGCCCATCGGCGATTTCGTCGATGCCCATCCGACGGTCAAAATCTTAGCGCTGTCGTTCCTTATCCTTGTCGGTGTGACCTTGATGGTGGAGGGTTTCGATGTTCATGTGCCTAAGGGTTATATCTATTTTGCGATGGCATTTTCCATCGCAGTCGAGATGATTAACTTACGAATCCGAGCACGTACCACTCCGCCGGTCAAACTGCGGCACAGATATTCGGAGGAAAAAACAGAGTCGCTCAAGACCAAATGTTGA
- a CDS encoding sigma-54 dependent transcriptional regulator, translated as MGTGDEMVGVSPPICAVFDLVRKMANTEMPVLITGETGTGKELTARAIHERSPRKHGAFVPINCGAIPETLLESELFGHERGAFTGAVQQKKGKLEAAAGGTLFLDEVGDLLPALQVKLLRFLQEGTFERVGGQETLHVDARVLAATNVDLKTAIEKNLFREDLYYRLDVLHIHLPPLRDRGEDTLLMAMVFLRQAATTYRKQIRSYTPQAVDVLRAYSWPGNVRELSNRVRRAVVMAEGMDITPYDLDLPVEKLQAVDSLDSLRAAHRRIEMELLVKAISLHRGNLTRMARDLEVSRSTLYRKLRAYGLEKFVPAATPLFFGSRIDSKKSAKLSPQDNQGGISPESTRVNLPLEPSHQFPQSVEPPVSF; from the coding sequence GTGGGAACCGGGGACGAAATGGTGGGAGTGAGTCCCCCCATCTGCGCAGTCTTTGATTTGGTTCGCAAAATGGCGAACACTGAGATGCCGGTGCTCATTACCGGCGAGACGGGCACTGGTAAGGAATTGACCGCGCGAGCGATCCATGAGCGAAGTCCTCGGAAGCACGGGGCGTTTGTCCCGATCAATTGCGGAGCCATTCCTGAAACCTTGTTGGAATCGGAACTGTTCGGTCATGAACGTGGCGCCTTCACAGGGGCCGTTCAACAAAAGAAGGGTAAACTGGAAGCGGCGGCCGGCGGCACATTATTCCTTGATGAAGTGGGCGATCTGTTGCCCGCCCTACAGGTCAAGCTGCTGCGATTTTTACAGGAGGGCACGTTCGAACGGGTCGGAGGACAAGAGACGCTCCATGTCGATGCGCGTGTCCTCGCCGCGACCAATGTCGACCTGAAAACGGCGATCGAAAAGAATCTCTTTCGGGAAGATCTCTATTACAGGCTCGACGTGTTGCATATTCATCTGCCGCCGCTGAGGGACCGAGGCGAGGACACCTTGCTCATGGCCATGGTCTTTCTCAGGCAGGCCGCGACGACCTATCGCAAGCAGATCCGAAGCTATACGCCCCAGGCCGTCGATGTGTTGCGTGCCTATTCTTGGCCAGGAAATGTGCGAGAGCTGAGCAATCGGGTCCGACGCGCCGTGGTCATGGCGGAGGGAATGGACATTACTCCGTATGACTTAGACCTGCCCGTTGAGAAGCTCCAAGCCGTGGATTCATTGGATTCTCTGCGGGCGGCTCACCGACGGATTGAGATGGAGTTGTTGGTGAAGGCGATCAGTTTACATCGAGGGAACTTAACCCGGATGGCCCGAGACTTGGAGGTGAGCCGCTCGACGTTGTACCGTAAACTTCGAGCCTACGGGCTAGAAAAGTTTGTGCCCGCTGCGACGCCGCTTTTTTTCGGCTCCAGAATCGATTCCAAGAAGTCGGCAAAACTCTCCCCCCAGGATAACCAGGGCGGGATATCGCCTGAATCTACACGAGTGAACCTTCCCTTGGAGCCGTCGCATCAGTTCCCCCAATCGGTCGAGCC